Genomic segment of Paenalkalicoccus suaedae:
TTTGCATGTAGATGTGGTGGAATCTGTGTGGTAGTGACAAGTAACTCCATCGATTCTGGTAGGTTATCAAAACTTAAGCACTGGATATCTGTATCAGGGATTCCGAGCCTTATAAGCTGATGCTTCACAGAATAAGAGACGCTCGTCCCTTCATAACAGGCCACGATAATAGGAACCCCTGCTTTCTTTTCCTCCACATGACTGAGCACAAGTAGAGTGAGGTAGGAGGCTTCGTGCTGCTCAAATAAGTCAGTGAGCGGGAACGGAGCAAGCTGTCTGAGTCCCATTTTTAACAGACGATACGTATGTGCATACTTTTGCTCGACCTCTTGCTGGAGCGGATTGTGCATGACGATCCCAAGCTTACCTCTCGCAAGTGCTGGTTCTAAATGAGCCAGTATTTTTTGGTCTACGTGTGGCAGGAGCTTGGCGCCTGTTAAATTGGTGTACGTCTCAAGTAACTGAGTCACGCCCGTAAGTAAACTAGTGTCTAGCTGCTTTTGGTGAGAAAAGCCCTTTTTTAAGAGCGCTGTGTACGTAGCCTCAGGGTCCTCACCATCCTTTGAATACGGTAATTCAATGATCGTGTACCCAAGATCCATTCGCTTTTGCTGAATAAAAATAGAAAGGTCTAGACAATCCCACGCCTGCGGGGACAATGGTGGTCCATAGCTTCGACTTGGCGGAAGGAGTGTCTCGTGCTTCAGCTTTTGCACGTAAGGACTACAGGCGTTAATTAAAAACATCCGGACGGTCCATTCATCGCCTACAAAGCTGTAGTGCTGCTGATAGTAGCGAATCGTAACATTCGCATTAGATGCCACTTTCCTTACAGCCTGCATGTCAGACTGGAGTGTATTTCTACTCACATCTAGATGCTTCATTAGCTCGTCAAGTGTCGTGTAAGGATTGGCGACAAGGTGGAAAAGAAGAAAAGCATGCCGCTCTTTTATTTCAAAGTTTCGAAAGCGGTGCGATTCCTCAAACATGCGTTGCTCCATGTGACGATCAGGCTGTTTAATCGAATAACGTCCAAGCGAATCCTTTGAAAGTGTCCCCGTTTTTTCTTCCTGTAGCCAAAAGCGAATAGCTTCCAGATCATCGTAAATAGCTTTGCGACTGACGTTAAAGCTTTGGGCTAAATGTGTGACAGTCATGCTTCCTACATATAGAAGCATTTCCATAAGTGAAAGTTGTCTATAGGATAAACGCATATGATTGCCTCCTAGCTGTAGCATACGAAAATATGGTGTCATGCAACAGAACAAATCAGGTACACCGTGATGTACCATGATTGCATCTCGAGTTAGGTTTTCTCACGAGAGGATAGGGTCAGGTAGGTGTTCTGTTTGCTTCACTATATAGTATTTCCATAGCGTATAACCGCTTATTAAAATTCCTGTAATTGGAGGGCAAGGTTAACAGTGGTCACCTTTTTAGTGGGGCGGGAAAGAAGAGGATCTTGATGAGGGAAGGGAGGTGGGAAGTGAGACAAGCAACGCAGAATCTCAAACCCCCTCACAACCAAAAGAACCCCTCCAAAGAGGGGCTCTACATGTATAAGCGTCCTATGCTGTAATTTCTTTCTCCACCTGTTTCATCTTCGTCTTACAAAGTGGACAGGCTTTCTCTGACAGTCGCTCGGACTCGTCTTGTGGAGAGACGCGCATCCAGCCGTTGCAGCTTTTGCTTGTGCAGTCCCAAACGAGGG
This window contains:
- a CDS encoding BglG family transcription antiterminator, with protein sequence MRLSYRQLSLMEMLLYVGSMTVTHLAQSFNVSRKAIYDDLEAIRFWLQEEKTGTLSKDSLGRYSIKQPDRHMEQRMFEESHRFRNFEIKERHAFLLFHLVANPYTTLDELMKHLDVSRNTLQSDMQAVRKVASNANVTIRYYQQHYSFVGDEWTVRMFLINACSPYVQKLKHETLLPPSRSYGPPLSPQAWDCLDLSIFIQQKRMDLGYTIIELPYSKDGEDPEATYTALLKKGFSHQKQLDTSLLTGVTQLLETYTNLTGAKLLPHVDQKILAHLEPALARGKLGIVMHNPLQQEVEQKYAHTYRLLKMGLRQLAPFPLTDLFEQHEASYLTLLVLSHVEEKKAGVPIIVACYEGTSVSYSVKHQLIRLGIPDTDIQCLSFDNLPESMELLVTTTQIPPHLHAKKWLKVSPILTESDKAKLQHAIGDGHHVSQNSILEIVKRNVSPHSYKAILNEIQIQARLEEQRSLKGDQDIMLRDLITEETIQLLDRVEDWESAIDVVAAPLINTEKIDATYVAAIKENIHKNGAYIVLREEFALPHARPGEGVNELSMSLTILREPVGFASTETPVRVMVLLAAVDSSSHLNALAELVELISDEDSFAKLKAATTEQEVLTILQEKE